The following coding sequences are from one Rutidosis leptorrhynchoides isolate AG116_Rl617_1_P2 chromosome 11, CSIRO_AGI_Rlap_v1, whole genome shotgun sequence window:
- the LOC139876257 gene encoding olee1-like protein, producing MANYAAVLALLFIISSIVGPVTCRGHSTMSSSPAMAPSAASPAPSTSNGESFTIQGKVYCDPCRIQFPIKISYPVPNTKVILRCRNRESGVETVKTEGMSDANGMYSLNASGDHEEEICDVRVTESPDPKCPEVMDDESSARVSLTDKNGVRGNTRMANPIGFMVKDIDPRCKAILDEMGIKGM from the coding sequence ATGGCTAATTACGCTGCGGTATTGGCCCTCTTATTCATTATCTCGTCCATCGTGGGCCCAGTCACTTGTCGTGGGCACTCCACGATGTCATCCTCCCCTGCCATGGCTCCCTCTGCAGCATCCCCGGCCCCATCAACATCCAATGGAGAATCATTCACGATCCAAGGAAAAGTCTATTGCGATCCATGTCGTATTCAATTCCCTATCAAAATTAGCTACCCGGTTCCCAACACTAAAGTCATCCTTCGTTGTCGAAATCGTGAATCAGGCGTTGAAACAGTTAAAACGGAAGGCATGAGTGACGCTAATGGTATGTATAGCCTCAATGCCTCGGGTGATCATGAAGAGGAGATATGTGACGTCAGGGTTACAGAAAGCCCGGATCCTAAATGCCCGGAGGTTATGGATGATGAAAGTAGTGCTCGTGTTTCATTGACCGATAAAAATGGAGTTAGAGGTAACACTCGAATGGCGAATCCAATTGGATTCATGGTTAAGGACATTGATCCTCGTTGCAAGGCGATTCTTGATGAAATGGGTATCAAGGGAATGTAA
- the LOC139877085 gene encoding E3 ubiquitin protein ligase DRIP2-like, with protein MSSNQVVKVRRNELAACMTCPVCNKLLRDATTIPECLHTFCRKCIRKKLSDEELECCPICNIDLGCVPLEKLRPDHNLQDVRAKIFPYKRRRVKAPEVTPSITLPLRQKERSLSSLVIGTPRVSTQTTMTGKRSRVGSRKKSRGSSFSIEKSNKNEEDSMDDCQESSSSRETSNMMNRKAKQNSSSAEPSDEEKEGGEPWKQNVDWKPLNDLVEAANRTKTKLKGPTFKPESSFTNKGRVQKTKGKDPLPKSKVPDDNIANKSVKPKKLKRKYRKKAAQTTLDAGASNLGRTYPIWFQLVPFEQQEGEPLRQIEGRYVKLNDGNIPISMIQKLVMNKLELPSEHEVELRCMGQTVVPTLQLRNLMELWLQAHPDIITAKIGSSAKEFVMEISYAKKAPSPPTAP; from the exons ATGTCGAGTAATCAGGTCGTAAAAGTGCGAAGAAATGAGCTGGCGGCTTGCATGACATGCCCTGTTTGTAATAAGCTATTAAGAGATGCAACTACTATACCTGAATGTCTTCATACTT TCTGCAGGAAATGTATCCGTAAAAAACTCTCAGATGAAGAACTTGAATGCTGTCCAATTTGTAATATCGATCTAGGATGCGTTCCTTTGGAGAAGCTGAG GCCGGACCATAATTTGCAAGATGTGAGGGCGAAAATTTTCCCGTACAAACGAAGAAGGGTGAAGGCACCTGAAGTTACACCGTCAATTACGTTGCCGTTAAGGCAAAAAGAGAGATCGCTTTCATCTCTAGTAATCGGTACGCCTAGAGTGTCAACACAAACCACAATGACAGGTAAAAGGTCGAGAGTTGGTTCAAGGAAGAAATCGCGCGGTTCAAGTTTTTCGATAGAAAAATCTAACAAAAACGAGGAAGACTCGATGGACGATTGCCAAGAGAGTTCTAGTTCACGTGAAACTTCAAACATGATGAATCGAAAAGCAAAGCAG AATTCTTCGAGTGCTGAACCATCTGATGAAGAAAAAGAAGGCGGTGAACCTTGGAAACAGAATGTTGACTGGAAACCTTTGAATGATCTTGTCGAAGCTGCAAATCGAACTAAAACAAAACTTAAGGGACCCACTTTTAAACCAGAATCATCGTTTACAAACAAAGGACGGGTGCAAAAAACTAAAGGAAAAGACCCGTTACCGAAATCTAAAGTTCCAGATGATAACATTGCTAATAAATCGGTTAAACCTAAAAAGCTTAAAAGAAAATACAGAAAGAAAGCCGCCCAAACTACGTTGGATGCTGGTGCAAGCAATTTGGGTCGAACATATCCTATTTGGTTCCAGTTGGTGCCATTTGAACAACA GGAAGGGGAACCGTTGCGCCAAATAGAAGGACGTTATGTCAAATTAAA TGACGGAAATATACCTATTTCAATGATCCAAAAGCTGGTGATGAACAAACTCGAACTTCCAAGTGAACATGAG GTTGAGCTCAGATGCATGGGTCAGACGGTGGTCCCCACGCTGCAGTTACGTAATCTAATGGAGCTGTGGCTACAAGCTCACCCAGACATAATAACAGCAAAAATTGGCTCATCTGCAAAGGAATTTGTTATGGAAATATCATATGCCAAAAAAGCACCATCTCCACCCACAGCCCCATAA